CGCGCCTGGAGGAGCTGGAGCCCAGTCGTCGTGCCGAGGAGGAGAGTTCATGACCGGACTGCGGTACGTGTACGCCGTCTGCCGCCCCTTCGGCACTCCGTTGCAGGCCCAGCTGGCCGGGGTGGCCGGTGACCCGCCCAGACTGCTGCACCACCACGGCCTGGTGGCCGTCGTCAGTCATGTGCCGGAGCGGGACTTCGCCGAGGAGCCGCTCCGCAGGCATCTGGAGGACCTCGAGTGGCTGACCGGGACCGTGCGCGCGCACCAGAGCGTGATCGACGCGCTCACCGTCGTCACCACCCCGCTGCCGCTCCGGCTCGGCACCGTCTTCCGTGACGACAGCGGTGTCCGGGTGATGATCGAGGAACGCGAGGAAGGCTTCCGGCGCACCCTCGACCGGCTTCAGGGCCGGGTCGAGTGGGGCGTCAAGGTGTACGTCGAGACGGCGGCCCCGGCCCGTGCGGAGACGACCGAGACGTCGGCCAAGCCGGTCTCGGGCCGGGATTATCTGCGGCAGCGGCGCGAGCGGGTGCGTTCGCACGAGGACATGTGGCAGCAGGCGGAGGCTTTCGCGACCCGGCTGCACGAAAAGCTTTCCGCTTACGCCGAGGACGCGCGGCTGCACGCCCCGCAGAACCCCACGCTTTCGGGGGCCTCAGGACAGAATGTTCTGAATGCCGCCTATCTTGTGCCGCGCAGCGAGTCCGAGGAATTCGTGGAAATGGTGGACCGGACCAAGGACGACGTCCCGGGAATGCGTGTGGAACTCACAGGGCCCTGGGCGGCCTATTCCTTCGCGGGGGAGGAACAGCAGCCGTGACCGTCATCGAACGCCGCGAGGTGGCCCTCGTCGACCTGCTCGACCGGCTGCTGGCCGGCGGGGTCGTCATCACGGGGGACATCACCCTGCGCATCGCGGACGTCGACCTCGTGCGCATCGACCTGAACGCGCTGATCAGCTCGGTCAACGCGCAAGTTCCCTCACCGTGGGAGGAGTTGTCGTGACGGCTCGACGCAACCGGCTGGACCTGGAGCCCGACACGGTCGAGCGGGACCTGGTCAAGCTCGTGCTGACCGTCGTGGAGTTGCTGCGGCAGCTCATGGAGCGCCAGGCGCTGCGCCGGTTCGACGAGGGCGACCTGAGCGAGGAGCAGGAGGAGCGGATCGGGCTCACGCTGATGCTCCTCGACGACCGCATGACCGAACTGCGCGAGCGGTACGGACTGCGGCCCGAGGACCTGAACCTGGACCTCGGGCCGCTGGGACCGTTGCTTCCCCGGGAATGACTTCCGCGGGGAACGTCACCACCTGTACCAACGACCCCTGCTTCCGGCCGATGTCGTCCCACGCATCAGGAACCCCAGCAACCACAGCACCAGCACAGCCAGTGCGATCCACCAGAGAATCTTCACTGCGAAACCGGCGCCGAAAAGAATCAGCACCAGAAGCAGCACGAGCAGGATGGCGATCATAATGTGAACCTCCTGCATTCCGAGTTTCCCGGAATCTGTGTTTCAGACTTCCTTTCGGCACAGAATTTCTCCGTGCAGTACACAGAACCACCCGTCGTCCTTCTTGCCCCAGTCCCGCCAGGCGTCCGAGACGGCCCGCAGTCGCTCCGCCGTGGCGTGGCCGCCCTCGGTGGCCCGCTGCGCGTACGCCGAGGCCACCGTGCGGTCCGCCCACAGCCCGCTCCACCACTCCCGCTCCTCGGCGGTGGAGTAGGTCCAGGTGCCGGAGCTCGCCGTGATGTCCGTCAGACCCGCCCGCAGCGCCCAGGACTTCAGCCGCCGCCCGG
This portion of the Streptomyces canus genome encodes:
- a CDS encoding GvpL/GvpF family gas vesicle protein, with translation MTGLRYVYAVCRPFGTPLQAQLAGVAGDPPRLLHHHGLVAVVSHVPERDFAEEPLRRHLEDLEWLTGTVRAHQSVIDALTVVTTPLPLRLGTVFRDDSGVRVMIEEREEGFRRTLDRLQGRVEWGVKVYVETAAPARAETTETSAKPVSGRDYLRQRRERVRSHEDMWQQAEAFATRLHEKLSAYAEDARLHAPQNPTLSGASGQNVLNAAYLVPRSESEEFVEMVDRTKDDVPGMRVELTGPWAAYSFAGEEQQP
- a CDS encoding gas vesicle protein: MTVIERREVALVDLLDRLLAGGVVITGDITLRIADVDLVRIDLNALISSVNAQVPSPWEELS
- a CDS encoding gas vesicle protein K, encoding MTARRNRLDLEPDTVERDLVKLVLTVVELLRQLMERQALRRFDEGDLSEEQEERIGLTLMLLDDRMTELRERYGLRPEDLNLDLGPLGPLLPRE